The sequence CACCGCTAACCGGTAACGGATATAGGCATCGGTTTCATCCCAGGTTAACGGCCGCAGATTGTAACTAAAAGTAATACGTTGTCTTAATTGCCTAAAGGCTTGGCGTTTTAATCTTTCATCCAACTCGGGCTGACCAAATAACACCACCTGCAATAACTTACGACTTTCAGTTTCAAGATTAGTGAACAGTCGCAGGGCTTCGAGGCTTTCATCGGGCAACGCCTGCGCTTCATCAAGCACTAACACAATGGCATGACCATGGGTACTTAAGGCGAGCAACTGCTGCTGAATAAGCCCAGTCAACTGCTGCTGATCAATTTCGCTGGTATATTTAAGGCCAAGCTCATTGGCTACCGCCCAGCGCAGCTCCGCGGGAGTTAAATAAGGATTAGGAAGATAGGCACAGTGGAATCCCTGCGGAAGTTCGTTAATCAACTTGCGGCAGATTAAGGTTTTACCCGTCCCCACTTCCCCCGTGACTTTAATAAAACCTTCCCCGGTTTGTAGGGCGGTCTGCAGCACTTGCAATGCCTCTACGTGCGGGGATAACCCGAAAAAAAATCCGGTATTAGGGGTTAACGAAAATGGTGCTTGGCCCAGTCCAAAGTGCTTCAAGTACATGAAAAATTACTTATTTTCTGGATACCAACGGTCGAGCAACGTCTTAGAGCGCTCTAACTCAGTTTTCCAAGTATCATTACCCACCACGGTAGGCTTAAGCATAATAATTAACTCGGTTTTCTTTTTCTGCTTGCTACGGTTTTTAAACAGTTCGCCCACGAACGGAATATCACCAAGCAGCGGCACTTGGGACACCACCTCAATATTTTCACTCTTCATCAGTCCGCCAATCACCACCACATCGCCAGAGGCCGCGCGGATGACGGTATCAGACTCGCGGATTTCACTTTGTGCCAAAGGTAATTCTAAGGATTCATTGCTGACTTTGATGTCCTTCGTTTGTTCTTTTACATCAATAACCGATGGGTGAACATGCAGTAATACGTTGCCGTCTTTATCGATTTGCGGAGTGACATCCAGCGCGATGCCTGAGAAAAATGGAGTCAATTCCACCTGAGGTGTAGTGACAGGTGTCGTACCAGCAACCGTGGTCGATGAAACATCGGTAACAAAATACTCATCGGTACCGACTTTAATCACCGCTTTTTGATTGTTAGATGCCGTCACCCTTGGGCTGGATAATACATCCACATCACCTTGGGTATCGAGCAGGCTTATCATGGTATTAAAATCTGAGCCTTTAATGCTCAACGATGTCACCCCACCCAGTGAGGAGGTGATTTTATCGCTTAAGCCAGTACCCGCTGATGTCCCAAAATTAATATTGGTGTTGCCTACATGACCCAGCACATTATCCCACTGAATACCCTGCTGATAACCGTCAGAAAGGGTCACTTCGAGGATTTTCGCTTCGAGGATCACTTGGCGCTGTAAATGGCTCTCGGCCGAACTTAAAAATGCACGCACTTGGCGCAGCTCATTTGGATAAGCACGAATAGTCACTAATCCCGCCTGCGGAGTCACCACCACTTGGCGGCCGCCGCCCGTGTCACCCACAATGGCGGTTAAGGTTTCTTTTAACTCGCCCCAAAAATCGGTTTTGGTACGCGAGCGAATAAAGGTGCCATTGGTGCTATCGCTGCTGTTACTGCTAGCATTACTGCCGTTGCTCGAATTGCTATTGCTATTATTTCCACCTGAGTTGCCGTTATTCGAGTTACTATTGCCGTTATTGTTATTTGAGTTGTTATTATCGGAAATTCGGCCCGAACTTACCGAGGTTAACGACAGGCCATCACGCTCCATGTATAAGTAATTTAAAGGGAAAGTCTCAGTACGCATCCCCGCAGGGAATACCCGCAAAATACGTCCTTCACGGCTGACTTCATAACCATAAATATCTTCCACCACTTGAATGGCTTCGCTTAGTGTCACCCCTTTTAGCGATAATGAAATAGTGCCCTGCACATCAGGGTGCACCGCCACACTAAAGGGAGTGCCCTGCACGAGACTAGGGAAAAACACCCTCGCATCCACATCATGGGCAGAGACATCGATACGACGCTCAGTCTCCATGGGAGCAGTTAAGCCACCCATTAAAGTATTGGCATTCAGCTCACGCTGCACCGCATCTGGCATAGTGGCTGGCGGGGGCGGCGTTGGCTGGCTCGCGGTCTGCATCGAGGCGGAAAGCGCTTCTTTTGAAGCCGTAGGTTGCGGCCTATCCGTTGTTTGGCAAGCCATAAGGCAAAGTGAGAGTAGAGGTGTGAAGTATTTAATGGCTGTCATCTGAATGTTATTCCCTATCTCTCTATTATTGCTTGAAATACTGCTAATTTCCGTCCGTCAGAAAGTGATACCGACGCGGGAGTAATGCGCACCACTTTGACCCCTTGGATGCTATCACCCACGGACACAATTTTATTATTAATCACAGCGTAAGCCGTATTGCCGGAGCTGACGATGCTATTGAGTATTAAGGCTTGATGCTGATTTTGGCTCACTGCGCCTGCGCCCGAATAGCCTTTGCCGGGCAAAGTAGGATCCCGTAAGCTTTCGGCCGACACTTGTGCTGAAATACCCAGTAATGCAATGAAAATATAAGACTTATTGAGCAACACTGATAAAGTCCTTATTAATACTCAAGGTATAAAGTTCAATGTCGATTTTCCCTTTCGGGTAATCGGCCACTTTATAGTCGAGTCGTTTCCAGTAAAGTTTGTCAGGCATGGCCTCTACCGCTTCAACAAAACGCAACACGGAGAAATAATCCCCTTCTAAACTCATGCGGATCCCATGGCTATAGAGATTCAACTTTTTCTCATCACCCACGGCGAGCAATGGAACAGGTGCAATAGAGGTAAACTTCAGTAACTTAATTCCTTGCACCTGCCCGAGCAGATTACCCAGCAACTCTGGCATATAATCGGCGGGCACCATATCAACCATCTGCTCGTTAAGCTGCGCATCAATCTGTTGATTTTGTTGCTGTAGTAGATTTAAACGCTGACGATAGTCCTGATTGGGATCCATCGCTAATCGCTGCTGATATAAATCAATCTGTTGCAACGACACGCTATTTTCCTGCTCTAGTGCTTCTAATTGCTGCGTGGTTGAATGCTGTTGTTTCCACAGAGATTCGATTGGCATATATGCCAGCATGCCGAGAAGCACTAAAACGGCGAGTGCTATTAATCCCCGCTCCCGCTGGCTCAGCGCATCAAACTTTTGCGCTAATTGATTAAATTGTGCTTTCATCGTGCGCTCTCCTCAGGTGTCTCGCTAGTCAGCGTGAACGCCAAAGGTTTATCCTCGCCGCGATCCATCGTCATGGAAGAAAACGCCTGCCCTTTTAAGGTTTGGGTCGTTTTTAACTTGCTTACCCAAAGCGGGATGTTCTGTGGATGGTCGGCAAAACCTTCAAACATAAAGTGTTGTTCGTTAATCACAATATGATTCAGCCAAACGCTCGCATCGGACACCATGGCTAAGTCCTTCAGCACAGGTGCAAAACCTCGGCTAGTGAGGGATGAACGCAGCGCAAGTTCGCCCAACAACAATTGCTTTAACTCCAACTGCTGTGACTCAAGTGTGACCCGAGCGACTAAATCAGGGTCGGGCTTACGGTTGGCAATTTGCGTTTCGAGATCGGCTTTTTGTTGGTCGTACTGCTGTTTTAGCGCTGACGCTTGGCTTAACGCCTGTACAGACTCAGTTAATTGCCAATAGCTAAAGCCAGCGACTGCACCGCAGACGAATAATAAGCCCGCGGTGTAACTCATTAATGTCGCGAAGGTTAAGC comes from Shewanella oneidensis MR-1 and encodes:
- a CDS encoding ExeA family protein, producing the protein MYLKHFGLGQAPFSLTPNTGFFFGLSPHVEALQVLQTALQTGEGFIKVTGEVGTGKTLICRKLINELPQGFHCAYLPNPYLTPAELRWAVANELGLKYTSEIDQQQLTGLIQQQLLALSTHGHAIVLVLDEAQALPDESLEALRLFTNLETESRKLLQVVLFGQPELDERLKRQAFRQLRQRITFSYNLRPLTWDETDAYIRYRLAVAGHAGQALFSPKITRKIAQASRGIPRLINILAHKALMLSFGEGATQVRMSHLKGAICDTEDASPTRVQKWSTYFAIAFMVFAVAMLALLLSGTNFLQWWGDGA
- the mshL gene encoding pilus (MSHA type) biogenesis protein MshL, whose translation is MTAIKYFTPLLSLCLMACQTTDRPQPTASKEALSASMQTASQPTPPPPATMPDAVQRELNANTLMGGLTAPMETERRIDVSAHDVDARVFFPSLVQGTPFSVAVHPDVQGTISLSLKGVTLSEAIQVVEDIYGYEVSREGRILRVFPAGMRTETFPLNYLYMERDGLSLTSVSSGRISDNNNSNNNNGNSNSNNGNSGGNNSNSNSSNGSNASSNSSDSTNGTFIRSRTKTDFWGELKETLTAIVGDTGGGRQVVVTPQAGLVTIRAYPNELRQVRAFLSSAESHLQRQVILEAKILEVTLSDGYQQGIQWDNVLGHVGNTNINFGTSAGTGLSDKITSSLGGVTSLSIKGSDFNTMISLLDTQGDVDVLSSPRVTASNNQKAVIKVGTDEYFVTDVSSTTVAGTTPVTTPQVELTPFFSGIALDVTPQIDKDGNVLLHVHPSVIDVKEQTKDIKVSNESLELPLAQSEIRESDTVIRAASGDVVVIGGLMKSENIEVVSQVPLLGDIPFVGELFKNRSKQKKKTELIIMLKPTVVGNDTWKTELERSKTLLDRWYPENK
- a CDS encoding MSHA biogenesis protein MshK, producing the protein MLLNKSYIFIALLGISAQVSAESLRDPTLPGKGYSGAGAVSQNQHQALILNSIVSSGNTAYAVINNKIVSVGDSIQGVKVVRITPASVSLSDGRKLAVFQAIIER
- a CDS encoding MSHA biogenesis protein MshJ — encoded protein: MKAQFNQLAQKFDALSQRERGLIALAVLVLLGMLAYMPIESLWKQQHSTTQQLEALEQENSVSLQQIDLYQQRLAMDPNQDYRQRLNLLQQQNQQIDAQLNEQMVDMVPADYMPELLGNLLGQVQGIKLLKFTSIAPVPLLAVGDEKKLNLYSHGIRMSLEGDYFSVLRFVEAVEAMPDKLYWKRLDYKVADYPKGKIDIELYTLSINKDFISVAQ
- a CDS encoding PilN domain-containing protein, with translation MIKSRVNLYSAALLPPKQSLTFATLMSYTAGLLFVCGAVAGFSYWQLTESVQALSQASALKQQYDQQKADLETQIANRKPDPDLVARVTLESQQLELKQLLLGELALRSSLTSRGFAPVLKDLAMVSDASVWLNHIVINEQHFMFEGFADHPQNIPLWVSKLKTTQTLKGQAFSSMTMDRGEDKPLAFTLTSETPEESAR